From the genome of candidate division TA06 bacterium:
TGTAAAGCCCTTTCATTAGGTGTATATAGTTAATGCCGTAAACATATTGTATGCGATAATGAAGACATTTTCAAGTCTGATATTAATCGGGAAGGGTCAATTATAAAGACCACCCATGATTTGCATATTATCTCATACAAACCTGAGTATAACAATCAAAGTTGCACTTTAAACCCCTAATCCGTGCCCTTAGTAATTAATTGGATAAAACGTGCCTGGTCCAGTCCCCCTACACCATTGCTCTGTTAGCCGTATTCATTACATTATTATTGTATGAATTTACCCCCGAACCCTGGCAAGCTTTTACCTACACCCCGTCCCAATTCAAAGCCTACTTATTCTCTTCCTCGGAATAATACCCATTGGCCCCTATAATCATATTATCCAGGACCCGGATGCCCAACATCTTACAAACGTCTCTCAAAGTTCCCCAAAGCTGCCGGTCCTCTGTTGACGGGGTGGGATCTCCGCTGGGGTGGTTGTGAACTGTCATCATGCTTGGTGCTCCGCTTGCCACAATTCCCCTCAAAGCCAAGGCAGGAACCACCCGGCAACTGTCCACCGCTCCCATGGCTGTCATCTCCTTCTTGACTATCCGGTTCTTGGTATTAAGATGCAATACCCAGAAGATCTCCCGGTCGGCCATAGATTCTTCCTTCATGTATTCATAGACTGCCTGCGGCCGGCATATCTGGCACTGGGTAATGGCCTCTGATACCTTTAAAAGCTCCAAGGGGTAGGTCGGATATCGTTTCATACTCTCCTCCTTTTTAGGCACAAAAAAACCGCCTGGTTAATTCCAAGCGGCTCAAATTGTGCGGTTGTTATTCTTCATGGCGGTCTTTGCAGTTGGGGCAGAACTTATCCGGACAGTAAACCTCCTGTTCTCCTCCGCTAAAGACAATAATCGCCGTATGACCACAAAGCGGACATGCAGCCCTGACTTCCAGCCTTTCGGTGTACTTTTTACGCTCCCTCTTGTGCGTGATGGTTGCAGTATTCATGATTCCTCCTTTTAAATGTTGTAGTAGTCGCCCATCCATGTACAGGCGTTATAGTTAATTTCCCCAGGTTCGTTCATGATGTAGTTGGCCGCCTTCTGTGCCGCCGATGCCGCAAAGATGATCAGCCTCCGGTCTCCCTTAAGCCGTTTGCACCAATAGTCAATGTACCCGGCCTGATTCTGAATGGTCAAAGGCGATATCCCGGCATAAGCACACAGAAATGACGATCCCAGCTCCGCGATCAGTTCTTCGTTGCTGTAAGCCTCCCTGAACTTGGCCTTGTCGTAGCTGTTATCCCGGTTAAGCCTTTTCTGGTGGCCGGTGGAATGGATCGCCTCGTGCCAAAGGGTAGAATAGTATTCCTCCGGGCTATCAAACCACTCCCTGGCTGGCATTCCTATCAGATCCTCGTTCCGGTCGTAATACGCTTCCCTGGACCCTATCAACCCCGGCTTATTGGGCATGCTGTTAAAAACCTCTTCGCAAGCTTCTATTGGGTTGATCTCTGACCCTATCTGCGGGATCTCGTCTGCCGCTATCCCCAAAGTCTGCTCCTGGTTGAATACACAGTAGTACCTCATCATCGGAACTTCGGTAATTTCCCCGGACTGAGCATTAATGTGTTCCAACAGCCTCCAATATACGATCCTCATGGCCTTAGACCCCGGCTTGACCGTCCCGCCCAATTCCGTCACCTGATTAAAAGTCAAATAGAATGGTGATGAATACTCTGACAAGGACAGGATCAGCAAATTAATCCCGTGATACCGCCTCCTGGACACCATATTCATCGGTAAGTGGGTCTTCCAGGGCTTTTGCCAGGGTATGACGCCCTTTTCCATCGCTTCCAGGATCTGATCGGTTACAATGGCGGCAACATCAGGTTTAAAGGCCTTGGTTCTACTAATCATGGCTTTCTCCTTTGTGTTATGTTACGACCTGCCTATTTGACAGGCTTAGAACTTTTCCATCCAT
Proteins encoded in this window:
- a CDS encoding JAB domain-containing protein, which produces MKRYPTYPLELLKVSEAITQCQICRPQAVYEYMKEESMADREIFWVLHLNTKNRIVKKEMTAMGAVDSCRVVPALALRGIVASGAPSMMTVHNHPSGDPTPSTEDRQLWGTLRDVCKMLGIRVLDNMIIGANGYYSEEENK
- a CDS encoding DUF1738 domain-containing protein; translation: MISRTKAFKPDVAAIVTDQILEAMEKGVIPWQKPWKTHLPMNMVSRRRYHGINLLILSLSEYSSPFYLTFNQVTELGGTVKPGSKAMRIVYWRLLEHINAQSGEITEVPMMRYYCVFNQEQTLGIAADEIPQIGSEINPIEACEEVFNSMPNKPGLIGSREAYYDRNEDLIGMPAREWFDSPEEYYSTLWHEAIHSTGHQKRLNRDNSYDKAKFREAYSNEELIAELGSSFLCAYAGISPLTIQNQAGYIDYWCKRLKGDRRLIIFAASAAQKAANYIMNEPGEINYNACTWMGDYYNI